CATACCCTTGCTGCTGCATTTGATAATGGAAAAATAATTGGTGTTTTTGAGCACCATACAAAATCACTAGATCCCAAAAAAATTAAATATCTCATTGAAAAACTTATTGATGGAACAATAACTCATAATGAAGTTCATGATGATGGTGGCCATGGTGCCTGGACTACAGCTCCAATGGATAATATTGAATGCGTAATTGCAACAGGACCAATGAGAAGAATACTGCAGAAAACTGGCATGAAAGTTCATTATGCGGCTCCTGCAGGGGATGTAATGATGGCTGGTCCAGTAGGACTTATTAAAGCAATAATGTCAAGACATACAGATTAATACAAATAAATACTATGCATTTAATTTAAACATTTATTTCAATAAATCAAAGGATGAATCATGATACTCGATCCACACATACACAGTACCTACTCCAGTGATTCTACTGCATCCCCGAGGGATATAGTTAAAAAAGCAAGATCTATAGGTTTGGATGCGATAGCAGTAGCAGATCACAACACAATTAAAGGGTCACTTGCTACAATTGAAGAGGCAAGAAACTATAAAGACTTTGTTGTTGTGCCTGCAATGGAAATAAGCTCAAATAAAGGGCATATTGTGGCATTGGGAATAAAAGAAGATGTTCAACAGGGATTATCTCCAGAAGAAACTGTTGAAACAATTAGAGAACTAGGTGGAATAGCAATAGCCGCACATCCATTTGTTAGTTACAGGGAAGGATTATGTGACAATGTTAAAGAACTGGATATAGATGCCATAGAAACACTTAATTCTAGATATGTTTTCGGATATTCTAATTGGCGTGCAAAAAATCTAGCAGAAAAAAGAAATCTCCCTGAAATAGGATCCAGTGATGCTCACTTTTTAGGGGCTATAGGAAGTTGCGTTACAGAGTTAGATGCTAATTTTACCTATGAAAGTATAATTGAAGTGATTCTATCTGGAAAAACTAATGTATTTGGTGATAGAACCCCATTACCACTTATTTTGAAAGAAGTTATTAACAAAAAAATCAAGAGAATTGGTTAAAAGTATTCAGAAAATCATAACAGCCATAACTTAATGAATTATTAAATTTTTTAGAATAAACAACCATAATTTTAAATCGTTAAGCTCCATATTAAAATTATGATATTCGATTTCTTTCAGGGAATACTTGAATACATTCGACAAAACTTTGTTTACCTTCACCCAGGATACACTATACTCAACACTGTAGTATTTGGTATAATACTCGGTATTTCTATTCTACTAATTATTAAAATGTTTAAATATATTAAAAAAGATCCAGCCGACCTTATGATCCCACTGATTCCATTCATATTTTTTGGATCAAGTGCTAGAGCATTGGTTGATAATAATATTTATCCACTTACTTATATTCTTGTAACACCAGGGATATACATTTTTACGGGACTCATGGCGATTTTTACTGTATTAGCTTCAGTTTATATTGAGAAAAAAACCAATTTTGATTATAGATATATTATAATAACAGTAGGGGCTGTTATTTGCATACCAAATATATTATTTATGGG
This sequence is a window from Methanobacterium sp. SMA-27. Protein-coding genes within it:
- a CDS encoding PHP domain-containing protein, with protein sequence MILDPHIHSTYSSDSTASPRDIVKKARSIGLDAIAVADHNTIKGSLATIEEARNYKDFVVVPAMEISSNKGHIVALGIKEDVQQGLSPEETVETIRELGGIAIAAHPFVSYREGLCDNVKELDIDAIETLNSRYVFGYSNWRAKNLAEKRNLPEIGSSDAHFLGAIGSCVTELDANFTYESIIEVILSGKTNVFGDRTPLPLILKEVINKKIKRIG
- a CDS encoding DUF63 family protein, whose product is MIFDFFQGILEYIRQNFVYLHPGYTILNTVVFGIILGISILLIIKMFKYIKKDPADLMIPLIPFIFFGSSARALVDNNIYPLTYILVTPGIYIFTGLMAIFTVLASVYIEKKTNFDYRYIIITVGAVICIPNILFMGPINIIATLQVVGVWALISSIFVLLKNKWSLLKNKFNLSVLMAHLFDASSTYIAVDFYGYSEQHVLPSALTGLVGSAIVMFPLKIAVILGALYIIDSYIEDRTIANMLKLAIFILGLAPGLRNFLSLIMGT